In Desulfurellaceae bacterium, one DNA window encodes the following:
- the modB gene encoding molybdate ABC transporter permease subunit produces the protein MMLRQDLVSILLLTLKTASVATVCMMVPATLLGYTLARRDFRGKNLVSALVGLPLVLPPTAVGFLLLRLFAVDGPLGRHSLGFDLGLLLSWRAAALAAAVMSFPLVVRTAKVTFEGINPRLEMMAKTLGHSTLATFFRYTLPLARRGLLTGLILGFTRALGEFGATVTIAGNIPGRTQTLSAAIFSAQQLGDTDRAYALMLLALGLGFIAILSAELLSRAPRSTL, from the coding sequence ATGATGCTGCGTCAAGACCTCGTCTCCATCCTGCTGCTGACCCTCAAGACCGCCTCGGTTGCCACGGTGTGTATGATGGTGCCGGCCACCCTGCTGGGATATACCCTGGCCCGGCGCGATTTCCGGGGTAAAAACCTGGTGTCGGCCCTGGTCGGTCTGCCGCTGGTCTTGCCACCGACTGCGGTCGGCTTTCTGCTGCTGCGCCTGTTCGCCGTCGATGGTCCCCTGGGACGCCACAGCCTGGGCTTCGACCTGGGCCTGCTGCTGAGCTGGAGGGCTGCCGCGCTGGCCGCTGCGGTGATGTCGTTTCCGCTCGTCGTGCGGACCGCCAAAGTGACCTTTGAGGGCATCAACCCGCGGCTGGAGATGATGGCCAAGACTCTTGGCCACAGCACACTGGCGACCTTTTTTCGCTACACCCTGCCGCTGGCCAGACGCGGTCTGCTGACCGGCCTCATCCTGGGTTTCACCCGGGCGCTGGGCGAGTTCGGCGCCACCGTGACCATTGCCGGCAATATCCCGGGCCGGACCCAAACCCTGTCCGCAGCTATCTTCAGTGCCCAGCAGCTGGGCGACACAGACCGCGCCTACGCCCTGATGCTGCTGGCCCTGGGCCTGGGTTTTATCGCCATCCTGAGCGCGGAACTCCTGTCCCGCGCGCCAAGATCAACTCTATGA